GGTCCTGCACGGAGAGCAGGAGTTCGTCTACGAGCGACCCCTGCGCGCGGGCGACGTCCTCACCGGCGTTACCCGGCTGGCCGACGCCTACGAGCGCACCGGGCGCCGCGGAGGGACGATGCGGTTCGCGGTCTGGGAGACGACGTTCACCGACTCGACAGGGTCTATCGTCGCCCGCTCACGCGCCACGATCATCGAGACGTCGAAGGCGCCGGAGCGGTGATCGAACCGCCGCCGCCGTTCGAGGTCCGGCTGGACCGCGCCACGCTGGTCCGCTACGCCGGGGCGTCGGGGGACTTCAACCCGATCCACTGGGACGAGGGGTACGCGCAGTCCGCCGGCTTCCCAGGCGTGTTCGCCCACGGCATGCTGACGGCCGGAATCCTTGCCGGCTATCTCACGAGGTGGCTGG
This portion of the Actinomycetota bacterium genome encodes:
- a CDS encoding MaoC/PaaZ C-terminal domain-containing protein yields the protein MIEPPPPFEVRLDRATLVRYAGASGDFNPIHWDEGYAQSAGFPGVFAHGMLTAGILAGYLTRWLGSDSVRRYRVRFSGIVFPGQTLTCTGRITRSYEEDGR